CGCGTTACCTGCTGCGCGATGAGCGCGAGGTCTACTGGGCCGCGCACCCCACGGTCCGTAACGTCCCGAACCTGCTGCGCAACCTGGTGCTGGCGCTACGCCTTTTGATCCGCCATCGCCCCGCCATGATCTTGACGACCGGATCGGGCGTCGCCGCGCCCTTTCTCTGGTTGGCCTGGCTGCTGCGGATTCCCACGGTGTTCGTCGAATCCATCACCCGCATCACCGAACTGTCGCTGACCGCCCGCATGGTGAAGCCGTTCGCCTCCCGCTTTTTGGTGCAATGGCCCGAGTTGGCCGACCGCATTCCCCACACCGAGTATCACGGGAGGATCGTGTGATCTTCGTGATCATGGGGATGGAGGTTCATCCCTTCGATCGGCTGGCGCAGGCGGTGGACGAGTTGGCGCGCACGAACGCGGTGGGGGAGGACTTTTTCGTGCAGCTCGGAACCTGCGAGTTCGAGCCACGCCACGCCGCGTTCGAGCGCTTCCTGTCCTTCGGGGATGTCTGCACGCACATCCGGCGGGCTTCCGTCGCCGTCACCCACGCGGGCGCCGGATCGGCACTGCTGTGCATCGAGCAAGGGAAACATCCCGTACTGGTGCCGCGTCGCTCGTCGCGCGGGGAGCACGTCGATGAGCATCAGCTGCCCTTCGCCGAGAAGTTGGCGGGTGCCGGGCTGGCGACCGTGGTTCGGGAAACAGAGGAGCTCCCGGCGGCCATCGCGGCGACGCGGTCCCGATCGGCGCCGCCGGATGCGCTGGGCCGGGCCCGCGAGCTGACCGGTTGGCTGGAGACGTTCTGGCGGGGCCTGGCCTGAGCATCCCGTCACCGCCGGCGATCCAGCACGTCGGCGATGACGTCCAAAAAGCCCACGGCGACAAGGTCAACCGCGCACCGGTGCGCGTAGTGCCGCGCCGCGTCGGCCCCCAGCCGCGCCGCGGTCGCCGGATCGGCCAGGAGGTCGAACGCGGCGGCGAGCCCGGCGACGTCGTCGACGCCGACCGGGGCCAAACCCGGTGGCTGGTATTCGGGCAACGCGCCGGCGGTCGACACGATCGGCATGACGCCCAGCTGCATCGACAGTGATTGCACACCGCTCTGTGAGGCGCGCCGGTAGTGGGCGAGCGACCCTTTGGCGGCGGCCAGCGTGGGGATCACATCGGCGTAGCGGAAGCTGCCGTTGCGCCAGCGCACGTGTTTGGGCAGGGCGTCGGCGTCCAGCGACCCGCCGCCGACGAGCACCAGGTTGTCGCCGCGCCAGCCGCCGCCGACCACGTGTCGCTGCCAGGCCGCCAGCACGACATCGACGTTCTTGTAGGGGTTGAGCCGGCCGAACATGACGAAGTCGCGGCGCCGCTCGGCCCCCACGAACGGCGGAACGCGGTCGAGATCGAGGTCGCTGGCCAATGGCACGACGTGCACCGGCGTCCCGGCGACATCGCGGCGAGCCGAGACGGCGGTCGCGACAAAGTCGCTGTAGGCGATGGTGGCGGCCGAGCGCGCGGCCCAGCGGTCGAACACCGCACGCTCGTAGGCCGGTGTCAGTTCGTCGGGATCGTGCGGCCGATCGTCGTGCACCACCTGAATGCGCGGCGTCCGCCCGGCCAACGCGATCCAGCGTGGATCCCGCACCAGTTCGGCGATCACGACGTCAGGCCGGAACCTGCGGACACGGCGCCAGGCTTTCAGGGTGGGCAGCCAGGTCGCGGCCGTGCGAAAGCGCGGATCGAGCACCAACTCGTACTCGCGTGCGGCGTCGGACTCCGGGTGCTGATCGGAGGTGACCAGCAGCACGTCGGCGCCGTGGCGCAGCAGCGCTTCGGCCTGCACCCGCACCGCCGGCCGCGTCCACGGCGAAAGCCACAGCACCCGAGGCGAATTCACAGCACCGCTCCGATCGCATCCAGGTAGGCATCGGCCATCGCTTCCACCGTGTAGTGCTTGCGCATGCGCGCGTAACCCCGTTGTCCCACCGACGGCAGCGCGTCGGGGTCGGCCATGATCCGGGTCAAGTGTTCTCGCCAGCCCGACACGGACACGGGCTCGACGAGGAATCCCGCGCCTCCGAAATCCAGCATTTCGGGGACCGCGCAAATCGCCGACGCCGCAACCGGCACGGCCCGGGCCATCGCCTCCAGGATCACCACCGGGAAAGCCTCGGAGCGGCTGGGGACGCACAGCAGGTCCGCGTCCGCCAACGCGGGGCCCGGGCCGGCCGACCATCCGCGCCACTGGACACGGTCGCCCAACCCGGCGGGTGTGCGCGCCTGCAGCCTCTCCCGATCGGGCCCGTCGCCGAAAATCGACAACCTCCATGGCATCTCGGCCAGGCCGCCCAGCGCCTCGATCAGCAGATGCGGGTTCTTGTGCTCGACGATGCGCGAGAGCATGACCAGGTGCAGCGGTTCACCGGCGCTGCGGCGCCGAGGGCTCGGCTCGCCGATGTCGGTGACACCGTTGGGCGCGACGAAGTGCCGCCCCCGGAGCCGATGTTGTTTGGTCAGCATGTCCCAATGGCGTTGCGCCAAAACGATGAAACCGTCCGCGCGGCGCATCGCGGCAGTCAGCGGCCGCGAATAGATCGGCCTGTCCTCTTCGGGAGGCACGTGCGGTGCGACCAGCCATCGACGGCTCCTGCCGGCCGCGCGCCACAACGTGCCGAATCCCACCTCGGTATTGGTGTCGCCGGTGATCAGTACCGACGGGCCCTCGGCAATGTCGACCATCGGGGCCCACCACGGCTGGCGAATCACCCGCACCGTGTCCGGGATTTCGGCGATCAGCGGGCCGAACCGCTGCACGCAGACGATGGTGACCGCGTAGCCGCGGCGGCCCAATTCGGTCGCCAAGAGCGCCTTTTGCCGCTCTGCGCCGCCGTAGACCAGGCGATTGGTGGCGATGACGATCGATGGCAGGTCGCTACGCCGACGCGCGTGCTTCGGCCGCCGCAGTCGCTGGAGCGCGGCTGTGCCGGCCAGGTATACGTCGGCGTGGTGAACGCTGTTTTGATGTTCGAGCAACAGCGCGGTGTTGGCGCGCGCCAAGTCCCGATTGCGGCGCTGCCGGGGTTCGTCGTCGGTGACCGGGTCGCGGCGCTCGACGCCGAGCTCGTCGGCGAGCAGAATGCGCCAGCCGGCCGCACGGGCCCGGGCCTGCCAGTCGGCCGCCTCGCCGTAGCCGAAGTACTCCTCGTCGAAGCCGCCGATGGTGTTCCAGGCCGCGCGGCTGATCGCCAGGCAGACCGGATCCAAAACGCCGTCGACGCTTCGTGATTCGGTGGGCTGGTGAGAGTACCGCCGTGGGGGTGGCGGGCGGCGGGGAGGTCCGGAGCGGCCGGCGGCCGCGCTCAGCTCCCGGGTGACGGTGTAGCGGCGGGTGGCGATGTCCCAGGGCGCCCGGCCCGGCTCCTCGGCGTCGCGCGCGAGCGGCGAAACCGCCGCCACCCGGGGCTGACCGAGCAACTCGCGGGTGCGGTTCAGCGGCCCCAGCACGCGGGCGTGGGGGTCCAGCAACAGGAGGTCGGCATCGGCGGGCATGTGCTCCACCAGGGTGTTGTAGGCCGCGGCGAAGCCGACGTTCCTCTGCCCCGGAAACCAATGAACCGCAGGGTATTTCGCGGCGAGGTCCGCATGTCCCGTGCCGCTGCGGTCATAGACGTGAATCGGCAGCCCGGGTAGGTGCTCGGCGACGCTGTCGAGGCAGGCCTCGAGCAAATCGCGACCGCATCGGCTCACGATCAGCACGGCCAGTGGGCGCGTCAACGGCAACCCCGTGGTGTCGCCGACCGGGCGCTTCAGATATGCCCGGTCCGTGTCACGGGTCATGCCGTCGGCTGCTTTTCGCGCAGCGTGGCCCGCAAGGACGCCAGGCTCGACCAGCTGATCGGACCGAACGTCGCGCTGGTGGCCAGGTAGGCGGCGGCCGCCGCGATCAGCACCAGGATCACGTGATGACCCGAGAGCAACAGTGTCACAACGACACTCGCGCCCGTCGGGATCAGCAACCGCAGCACGAACATCGCGGGCGGGCGGTAGCCGCAGCGGCGGCGCAGCCACCAGCTGGAGATCGTCATGTTGAACAGCTCCGTGCACACCAGCGCCACGCCCGGACCGACGGCGCCGAACCGCCCCGCCAGGGCGACATTGAGCGCGACATTGAGCACGAGGGTCGCCACGGTCAGCCAGAGCAGGACCTGTTGATGATGGGAAGCCACCAAACCCTGGCCCAGGGTGCCGCCGACGAATCGCAAGGCCGCGGCGACGAACAGCAACGCCAGCGTGGGCGTCCCGCGTTCGATGAATGCGCTCTTGCCGAACAAGCCGATCAACGGTCCGGCCAGCAGCACGCCCACCACGGCGATCGGGACCGCTACGAAGTACATCAACTCGACGCTGCGGCGCAGAAACCGGGCGAATGCCGCGACATCGCGCGAGAACAGCTCGGTGGCCGTCGACAGCGTCGACTTGTGGAAGATCAGCGAGACCACGATCGTGTTGAACGAGATCGTGAGGGCCAGGCCGTACACGCCCACCTCGGAGTGGGTGCTCAGCAGGGACAGGATCACGCCGTCGGCGCGGCAGTACAGGAGCCCGACGATCATGAATCCGATCAGCGGCAAGCTTTCCCGTAACAGGTCGGCGGCTTCCCGCGGGGCGAACAGCGGCCGCACCGAGATGTGACGCATCGCGGCGGCGCCCTGGATCACCAGCTGCACGGCAGGCGGGATCAGCTGGGCGACCGCGAACCAGATGACGTCCGAGTGGACCGCGACCAGCCAGGCGACCATGGCCAGCGTGCTTACCCGGGCGGCGACATCGGAGATGGCCACCGCGAAAAACCGGACGGTGGCAAGGAACACCGGTTCGAATCGCGTCGTCATGGTCTGCAGCAGGAGCCCGCCCGACAGCACGACGAGCATGACGCGCACCTCGGGGTCGTGATAGATGAGCAACCCCGACCCGGCCGCCAGCACCGCGAGGGGACCACAGTAGAGAAGGGCCAGGCCGCTGTTGATGCGCACCAGGCGTTCGAGTTCGCCGCGGCCGGAAGTCACCCGTCGCACGATGACGGTGGCAATGCCCAGATCGGCGAAGCTCGTCCACATCGCGACGAACGCCACCGCGATGGTGAGCTGGCCGTAGCGTCCGGGTCCCAGGTAGCGGGCGGTCATCGCCACCGACACCACGGAAGCGAGCATGCCCAGGGCCCGACAGATCAGCTGGATCGAGAACGCGTGAGCCATCCGGGCGAGCGGCACCGAGGGCACCACCGCGGCGGGTGCCGTTGGCTCAGTCAT
The sequence above is drawn from the Mycobacterium marseillense genome and encodes:
- a CDS encoding glycosyltransferase family 4 protein; amino-acid sequence: MLWLSPWTRPAVRVQAEALLRHGADVLLVTSDQHPESDAAREYELVLDPRFRTAATWLPTLKAWRRVRRFRPDVVIAELVRDPRWIALAGRTPRIQVVHDDRPHDPDELTPAYERAVFDRWAARSAATIAYSDFVATAVSARRDVAGTPVHVVPLASDLDLDRVPPFVGAERRRDFVMFGRLNPYKNVDVVLAAWQRHVVGGGWRGDNLVLVGGGSLDADALPKHVRWRNGSFRYADVIPTLAAAKGSLAHYRRASQSGVQSLSMQLGVMPIVSTAGALPEYQPPGLAPVGVDDVAGLAAAFDLLADPATAARLGADAARHYAHRCAVDLVAVGFLDVIADVLDRRR
- a CDS encoding flippase, producing MTEPTAPAAVVPSVPLARMAHAFSIQLICRALGMLASVVSVAMTARYLGPGRYGQLTIAVAFVAMWTSFADLGIATVIVRRVTSGRGELERLVRINSGLALLYCGPLAVLAAGSGLLIYHDPEVRVMLVVLSGGLLLQTMTTRFEPVFLATVRFFAVAISDVAARVSTLAMVAWLVAVHSDVIWFAVAQLIPPAVQLVIQGAAAMRHISVRPLFAPREAADLLRESLPLIGFMIVGLLYCRADGVILSLLSTHSEVGVYGLALTISFNTIVVSLIFHKSTLSTATELFSRDVAAFARFLRRSVELMYFVAVPIAVVGVLLAGPLIGLFGKSAFIERGTPTLALLFVAAALRFVGGTLGQGLVASHHQQVLLWLTVATLVLNVALNVALAGRFGAVGPGVALVCTELFNMTISSWWLRRRCGYRPPAMFVLRLLIPTGASVVVTLLLSGHHVILVLIAAAAAYLATSATFGPISWSSLASLRATLREKQPTA
- a CDS encoding glycosyltransferase, producing MIFVIMGMEVHPFDRLAQAVDELARTNAVGEDFFVQLGTCEFEPRHAAFERFLSFGDVCTHIRRASVAVTHAGAGSALLCIEQGKHPVLVPRRSSRGEHVDEHQLPFAEKLAGAGLATVVRETEELPAAIAATRSRSAPPDALGRARELTGWLETFWRGLA
- a CDS encoding glycosyltransferase, with the translated sequence MTRDTDRAYLKRPVGDTTGLPLTRPLAVLIVSRCGRDLLEACLDSVAEHLPGLPIHVYDRSGTGHADLAAKYPAVHWFPGQRNVGFAAAYNTLVEHMPADADLLLLDPHARVLGPLNRTRELLGQPRVAAVSPLARDAEEPGRAPWDIATRRYTVTRELSAAAGRSGPPRRPPPPRRYSHQPTESRSVDGVLDPVCLAISRAAWNTIGGFDEEYFGYGEAADWQARARAAGWRILLADELGVERRDPVTDDEPRQRRNRDLARANTALLLEHQNSVHHADVYLAGTAALQRLRRPKHARRRSDLPSIVIATNRLVYGGAERQKALLATELGRRGYAVTIVCVQRFGPLIAEIPDTVRVIRQPWWAPMVDIAEGPSVLITGDTNTEVGFGTLWRAAGRSRRWLVAPHVPPEEDRPIYSRPLTAAMRRADGFIVLAQRHWDMLTKQHRLRGRHFVAPNGVTDIGEPSPRRRSAGEPLHLVMLSRIVEHKNPHLLIEALGGLAEMPWRLSIFGDGPDRERLQARTPAGLGDRVQWRGWSAGPGPALADADLLCVPSRSEAFPVVILEAMARAVPVAASAICAVPEMLDFGGAGFLVEPVSVSGWREHLTRIMADPDALPSVGQRGYARMRKHYTVEAMADAYLDAIGAVL
- a CDS encoding UDP-N-acetylglucosamine--LPS N-acetylglucosamine transferase, with the translated sequence MGRLLLIASSGGHIYEMFCLREFWQDKDRFWVSFGTADARYLLRDEREVYWAAHPTVRNVPNLLRNLVLALRLLIRHRPAMILTTGSGVAAPFLWLAWLLRIPTVFVESITRITELSLTARMVKPFASRFLVQWPELADRIPHTEYHGRIV